From Pseudomonas sp. B21-028, one genomic window encodes:
- a CDS encoding DMT family transporter has protein sequence MKAIPCPASPRSAWYWMIPLPLLEAALIVTWSSGFVGARFSIDYAPALLVVFWRCVVITLVLFPFVAQQLRRAPAAVLLKNAGIGLLAMGGYLAGITQGIALGVPAGLAALFADLLPMGLALLAACVLGQRLAWQVWAGLIIGLSGAALATHGALTWGHAPGWAYALPLLGMLSLAVATLWQKYLPASESLGLMPNLWLQCCVSGVVFALLEGLSGSLAPIPSTGFVLSVLWTVALSTMGGYGLYWLCLRRATATRVASILYLSPPVTMLWAWAMFNEPLSWPMALGMLVSGAGIWMVVRVEARQA, from the coding sequence ATGAAAGCAATCCCATGCCCTGCCTCACCCCGTTCAGCCTGGTACTGGATGATTCCGCTGCCCTTACTGGAAGCCGCGTTGATCGTGACGTGGAGTTCCGGTTTTGTCGGGGCGCGCTTTTCCATCGATTACGCTCCTGCGTTGCTGGTGGTGTTCTGGCGCTGCGTCGTGATCACCCTGGTACTGTTTCCCTTCGTTGCTCAGCAGTTACGACGGGCACCGGCGGCAGTGCTGCTGAAGAACGCCGGCATCGGGCTGCTGGCCATGGGGGGCTATCTCGCCGGTATCACCCAAGGTATTGCCCTGGGCGTGCCGGCTGGCCTCGCCGCGCTGTTCGCCGACCTGCTGCCGATGGGTCTGGCGCTGCTGGCTGCCTGCGTGCTCGGACAGCGACTGGCCTGGCAGGTCTGGGCAGGCCTGATCATCGGCCTGTCCGGCGCGGCGCTGGCCACTCATGGCGCGCTCACCTGGGGACACGCGCCAGGGTGGGCCTACGCCCTGCCCTTGTTGGGCATGCTTTCTCTGGCTGTCGCGACCCTGTGGCAAAAGTATCTGCCGGCGTCCGAATCCCTGGGCCTGATGCCCAATCTTTGGCTGCAATGCTGCGTTTCGGGGGTGGTATTCGCTCTTCTTGAAGGCCTATCGGGTAGCCTGGCTCCAATACCCAGCACCGGCTTCGTCCTTAGCGTGCTCTGGACGGTGGCCTTGTCCACGATGGGCGGCTACGGGCTTTACTGGCTCTGTCTGCGCCGCGCAACCGCCACCCGCGTCGCCAGCATCCTTTACCTCAGTCCGCCAGTCACGATGCTTTGGGCCTGGGCCATGTTCAACGAACCGCTGTCATGGCCGATGGCATTGGGGATGCTGGTGTCTGGAGCGGGTATCTGGATGGTCGTTCGCGTCGAGGCCCGGCAAGCCTAA
- a CDS encoding DeoR/GlpR family DNA-binding transcription regulator: MGSSNDVFPGERQQLISERLARYGRVIAADLASELNVSEHSIRRDLGALAAAGLCKRVYGGAILLPAAERPIDVRVRQDATRKNSLGQTAAALLSTGQHVFIDAGSTNLAIACAIDPQLQFTVTTNSPLIAVQLMKLPRAEVIVLGGRLNPVAGGAIGLAAAQQLRQFSFDLCFLGACAIDPDNGITAFGLDDAEFKRAVVAASGQVVVAVTNEKLSSVAHYQVAGCDEVAALVVEHDAPRERLEPFFNRISNVVTAAR, encoded by the coding sequence ATGGGTTCATCGAACGACGTATTCCCCGGCGAACGCCAACAATTGATCAGTGAACGCCTTGCACGCTATGGCCGTGTGATTGCGGCCGATCTGGCCAGTGAACTGAATGTCTCCGAGCACTCGATCCGACGCGACCTGGGCGCGTTGGCGGCGGCAGGCTTATGCAAACGCGTCTACGGCGGCGCGATCCTGCTACCCGCGGCTGAACGGCCGATAGATGTTCGCGTCAGGCAGGACGCTACGCGCAAGAACAGTCTCGGCCAGACCGCCGCCGCGTTGCTGAGTACCGGGCAGCACGTCTTCATCGATGCCGGATCCACCAATCTGGCGATTGCCTGCGCCATTGATCCCCAACTCCAGTTCACCGTCACGACCAACTCGCCGCTGATTGCCGTGCAACTGATGAAGTTGCCTCGCGCCGAGGTCATTGTGTTGGGCGGACGCTTGAACCCTGTTGCGGGTGGCGCAATCGGGCTGGCCGCGGCACAGCAGCTACGGCAGTTCAGTTTCGATCTGTGCTTTCTCGGCGCTTGCGCCATCGACCCGGATAACGGCATCACGGCCTTCGGCCTGGACGACGCCGAGTTCAAGCGCGCGGTGGTGGCGGCGAGCGGCCAGGTGGTCGTGGCGGTGACCAACGAAAAACTCTCCAGCGTCGCGCATTATCAGGTGGCCGGCTGTGACGAAGTTGCCGCCCTGGTGGTGGAACACGACGCGCCGCGGGAGCGCCTGGAGCCGTTTTTCAACCGGATCTCCAACGTCGTCACGGCCGCTCGTTAA
- a CDS encoding enoyl-CoA hydratase, translated as MSYETILLEIKDRVGLITLNRPQALNALNAQIVSELNHALDSLEADPKIGCIVLTGSKKAFAAGADIKEMAELTYPQIYLDDLFSDSDRVANRRKPIIAAVNGFALGGGCELALMCDFILAGDNAKFGQPEINLGVLPGMGGTQRLTRAVGKAKAMEMCLTGRFIDAVEAERCGIVARIVPADELLDDALKTAALIASKSVPISMMVKESVNRAFEVSLSEGVRFERRVFHAAFATQDQKEGMAAFVAKRPAEFQDK; from the coding sequence ATGAGCTACGAAACGATTTTGTTGGAAATCAAGGACCGCGTCGGCCTGATCACCCTCAACCGTCCCCAGGCGCTGAACGCCTTGAACGCGCAGATCGTCAGCGAGTTGAACCACGCGCTGGACAGCCTGGAAGCGGATCCGAAGATCGGCTGCATCGTGCTGACCGGCTCGAAGAAAGCCTTCGCCGCCGGGGCCGACATCAAGGAAATGGCCGAGCTGACCTATCCGCAGATCTACCTCGACGACCTGTTCAGCGACAGCGACCGCGTGGCCAACCGCCGCAAGCCGATCATCGCGGCGGTGAACGGCTTCGCCCTGGGTGGCGGCTGTGAACTGGCCCTGATGTGCGATTTCATCCTGGCGGGCGACAACGCCAAGTTCGGCCAGCCGGAAATCAACCTCGGCGTCCTGCCGGGCATGGGCGGTACCCAGCGCCTGACCCGTGCGGTGGGCAAGGCCAAGGCCATGGAAATGTGCCTGACCGGGCGTTTTATCGACGCCGTGGAGGCGGAACGTTGCGGCATCGTGGCGCGGATCGTACCGGCCGATGAGTTGCTGGATGACGCCCTGAAAACCGCTGCACTGATCGCCTCCAAGTCGGTGCCGATCAGCATGATGGTCAAGGAAAGCGTCAACCGTGCGTTTGAAGTGAGCCTGTCCGAAGGCGTGCGTTTCGAACGACGGGTGTTCCATGCGGCATTCGCGACCCAGGATCAGAAAGAAGGCATGGCAGCCTTCGTGGCCAAGCGGCCCGCGGAGTTCCAGGATAAGTAG
- a CDS encoding acyl-CoA dehydrogenase: MLPTEEQTQISDVARQFAQERLKPFAAEWDREHRFPREAIGEMAELGFFGMLVPEQWGGCDTGYLTYAMALEEIAAGDGACSTIMSVHNSVGCVPILKFGSDEQKARFLTPLASGAMLGAFALTEPQAGSDASSLKTRARLDGDHYVLNGSKQFITSGQNAGVVIVFAVTDPSAGKRGISAFIVPTDSPGYSVARVEDKLGQHASDTCQILFEDVKVPVANRLGEEGEGYRIALANLEGGRVGIAAQSVGMARAAFEAARDYARERQSFGKPIIEHQAVAFRLADMATQIAVARQMVHYAAALRDNGQPALVEASMAKLFASEMAEKVCSMALQTLGGYGYLNDFPLERIYRDVRVCQIYEGTSDIQRMVISRNL; encoded by the coding sequence ATGCTCCCGACTGAAGAACAGACACAAATCAGCGACGTGGCCCGGCAGTTCGCCCAGGAACGCTTGAAGCCGTTCGCCGCCGAGTGGGACCGCGAGCACCGCTTTCCCAGGGAAGCCATCGGCGAAATGGCCGAGCTGGGTTTCTTCGGCATGCTCGTGCCGGAGCAATGGGGCGGTTGCGACACCGGCTACCTGACCTACGCCATGGCCCTGGAAGAAATCGCCGCCGGCGACGGGGCGTGCTCGACCATCATGAGTGTGCACAATTCGGTGGGCTGCGTGCCGATCCTCAAGTTCGGCAGCGACGAACAGAAGGCCCGGTTTCTCACGCCCCTGGCCAGCGGCGCGATGCTCGGCGCCTTTGCCCTGACTGAGCCCCAGGCCGGCTCGGACGCTAGCAGCCTCAAGACCCGGGCGCGACTGGACGGCGATCACTACGTGCTCAACGGTAGCAAGCAGTTCATCACCTCCGGGCAGAACGCTGGGGTGGTGATCGTGTTCGCGGTGACCGACCCGAGTGCGGGCAAGCGTGGCATCAGCGCGTTCATCGTGCCCACCGACTCACCGGGCTACAGCGTGGCGCGGGTCGAGGACAAACTCGGCCAGCATGCTTCCGATACCTGCCAGATCCTGTTCGAAGATGTGAAGGTGCCGGTTGCCAATCGGCTGGGGGAGGAGGGTGAAGGCTACAGGATCGCCCTGGCGAACCTGGAAGGCGGGCGGGTCGGCATCGCGGCGCAATCGGTCGGCATGGCACGGGCGGCATTCGAGGCGGCCCGGGACTATGCCCGCGAACGCCAGAGCTTCGGCAAGCCGATCATCGAGCACCAGGCCGTGGCGTTCCGCCTGGCGGACATGGCGACCCAGATCGCCGTGGCGCGGCAGATGGTGCATTACGCCGCCGCACTGCGGGATAACGGCCAGCCTGCTTTGGTAGAGGCCTCCATGGCCAAGCTGTTCGCCTCGGAAATGGCCGAAAAAGTCTGCTCCATGGCGTTGCAAACCCTGGGCGGATACGGTTATCTCAACGACTTCCCGCTGGAACGCATCTACCGCGACGTGCGGGTCTGCCAGATCTACGAAGGCACCAGCGACATTCAGCGCATGGTCATTTCGCGCAATCTTTGA
- a CDS encoding acetyl-CoA C-acyltransferase: MTHDPIVIVSAVRTPMGGFQGELKSLSASQLGAAAIKAAVERAGIAPGAVEEVLFGCVLAAGQGQAPARQAALGAGLDKSTRCTTLNKMCGSGMEATMLAHDMLVAGSAEVVVAGGMESMSNAPYLLDRARSGLRMGHGKVLDHMFLDGLEDAYDKGRLMGTFAEDCAEANGFSREAQDAFAIASTTRAQQAIKDGSFDAEIVPLQVMVGKEQVTVSHDEQPPKARIDKIASLKPAFREGGTVTAANASSISDGAAALVLMRQSQATQRGLKPLAVIHGHAAFADTPSLFPTAPIGAVKKLMQKTGWSLDEVDLFEVNEAFAVVGLVTMGKLEIPHDKVNIHGGACALGHPIGASGARILVTLLSALRQKGLKRGVAAICIGGGEATAMAVECLY, from the coding sequence ATGACCCACGATCCGATTGTCATCGTCAGCGCCGTCCGCACCCCCATGGGCGGTTTCCAGGGCGAACTCAAGAGCCTCAGCGCCTCGCAACTGGGGGCGGCCGCCATCAAGGCAGCGGTCGAACGCGCCGGTATCGCACCGGGTGCGGTGGAGGAAGTGCTGTTCGGTTGCGTGCTCGCCGCCGGCCAGGGCCAGGCCCCGGCGCGGCAGGCGGCGCTGGGTGCCGGGCTCGACAAATCGACCCGTTGCACCACCCTGAACAAAATGTGCGGTTCGGGCATGGAGGCGACGATGCTCGCCCATGACATGCTCGTGGCCGGCAGTGCCGAGGTAGTGGTGGCCGGTGGCATGGAAAGCATGTCCAACGCCCCGTATCTGCTCGATCGCGCCCGCAGCGGCTTGCGCATGGGCCACGGCAAGGTCCTGGACCACATGTTCCTCGACGGCCTGGAAGATGCCTACGACAAGGGCCGTCTGATGGGCACTTTTGCCGAAGATTGCGCCGAAGCCAATGGTTTCAGCCGTGAAGCCCAGGACGCCTTCGCCATTGCGTCCACCACCCGCGCCCAGCAGGCGATCAAGGACGGCAGCTTCGATGCCGAGATCGTGCCGCTGCAGGTCATGGTCGGCAAGGAACAGGTCACGGTGAGCCACGACGAACAGCCGCCCAAGGCGCGGATCGACAAGATCGCATCCCTCAAGCCGGCGTTCCGCGAAGGCGGTACGGTGACGGCGGCCAACGCCAGCTCGATCTCCGACGGTGCCGCGGCGCTGGTACTGATGCGCCAGAGCCAGGCGACGCAGCGCGGCCTGAAGCCCCTGGCGGTGATTCACGGTCACGCGGCGTTTGCCGATACCCCGAGCCTTTTCCCGACTGCACCGATTGGCGCAGTGAAGAAACTGATGCAAAAGACCGGCTGGTCGCTGGACGAAGTCGATCTGTTCGAGGTCAACGAAGCGTTTGCCGTGGTCGGGCTGGTGACCATGGGCAAGCTGGAGATTCCCCACGACAAGGTCAACATCCACGGCGGCGCTTGCGCGCTGGGCCACCCGATTGGTGCTTCCGGGGCGCGGATCCTGGTGACGCTGCTCTCGGCCCTGCGCCAGAAAGGCCTCAAGCGCGGTGTCGCAGCGATTTGTATCGGCGGCGGTGAAGCCACGGCCATGGCCGTTGAATGCCTGTATTAA
- a CDS encoding SDR family NAD(P)-dependent oxidoreductase: MQIDNKIFLVSGGASGLGAATGELLVKAGAKVMLVDLNAEAVATQAQKLGCRSVVADISNEAAAEAAVKATVEAFGGLNGLVNCAGIVRGEKILGKNGPHGLASFSQVINVNLIGSFNLLRLAAAAIAETEADADGERGVIINTASVAAFDGQIGQAAYAASKGAIASLTLPAARELARFGIRVMTIAPGIFETPMMAGMTPEVRDSLAAGVPFPPRLGKPAEYAALVRHIIENSMLNGEVIRLDGALRMAAK, translated from the coding sequence ATGCAGATCGACAACAAGATATTCCTCGTCAGCGGCGGTGCGTCCGGCCTCGGTGCGGCCACCGGTGAGCTGCTGGTCAAGGCCGGCGCCAAGGTGATGCTGGTGGACCTCAATGCTGAAGCCGTGGCCACCCAGGCGCAGAAGCTCGGCTGCCGGAGCGTGGTCGCGGACATCAGCAACGAGGCGGCGGCCGAAGCGGCGGTCAAGGCCACCGTCGAGGCATTCGGCGGGCTGAATGGCCTGGTGAACTGTGCCGGCATCGTGCGTGGCGAAAAGATCCTCGGCAAGAACGGCCCTCATGGGCTCGCCAGCTTCAGCCAGGTGATCAACGTCAACCTGATCGGCAGCTTCAACCTGCTGCGCCTGGCCGCTGCGGCCATCGCTGAAACCGAGGCCGATGCCGACGGCGAGCGCGGTGTGATCATCAACACCGCGTCGGTGGCAGCTTTCGATGGCCAGATCGGCCAGGCAGCCTATGCGGCGTCCAAGGGCGCGATTGCCAGCCTGACCTTGCCGGCCGCCCGGGAACTGGCGCGTTTCGGCATCCGCGTGATGACCATTGCCCCGGGGATTTTCGAAACGCCGATGATGGCCGGCATGACCCCGGAAGTCCGCGATTCCCTGGCCGCCGGTGTGCCGTTCCCGCCGCGCCTGGGCAAACCGGCCGAGTACGCGGCGCTGGTCAGGCATATCATTGAAAACAGCATGCTCAATGGCGAGGTGATCCGTCTCGACGGTGCCTTGCGCATGGCAGCGAAGTAA
- a CDS encoding AMP-binding protein, with protein sequence MRDYLSATSQFDYLHTVNTALHGSLEALNACVECCDRHALPGRIALFWEGRDGSDATWTYRDLQDDAARFANFLLAQGVGKGDKVAGLLPRTAGLLIVVLATWRIGAVYQPLFTAFGPKAIEHRLGSSGARIVVTDSVNRPKLNEVSGCPTVVTVGGEQGRGIVRGDFSFWAEVANHSNQCEPVMLTGEDPFLLMFTSGTTGPAKALAVPLKAIVAFQSYTRDAVDLRPEDAFWNLADPGWAYGIYFGVTGPLAMGHPITFYDGPFTLESTCRVINKYGITNLTGSPTAYRLLIAGGEQFACSIKGRLRIVSSAGEPLNPEVIRWFADNLGVVIHDHYGQTELGMVLCNHHGLEHPVHLGAAGFASPGHRIVVLDENHQELGVGQPGILAVDRSQSPMCWFAGYAGGPTKAFVGNYYLSGDTVELNPDGSISFVGRSDDVITTSGYRVGPFDVESALIEHPAVVEAAVVGKPDPERTELVKAFVVLSAQYRAAPELAEELRQHVRKRLAAHAYPREIEFVSDLPKTPSGKLQRFILRNQEIAKAQEAVAQNVSA encoded by the coding sequence ATGCGCGATTATCTGTCCGCCACGTCGCAGTTCGATTACCTGCACACCGTCAATACCGCACTGCACGGTTCGCTCGAGGCGCTGAACGCCTGTGTCGAGTGTTGCGACCGGCATGCGTTGCCGGGGCGTATCGCGTTGTTCTGGGAAGGCCGTGACGGCAGCGACGCGACCTGGACCTACCGTGACCTGCAAGACGACGCCGCGCGCTTCGCCAATTTCCTGCTGGCCCAGGGCGTGGGCAAGGGCGACAAGGTCGCCGGCCTGCTGCCCCGCACCGCGGGGCTGCTGATCGTGGTGCTTGCCACCTGGCGCATCGGCGCCGTGTATCAGCCATTGTTCACCGCGTTCGGGCCCAAGGCCATCGAGCACCGTCTCGGCAGCTCCGGCGCCCGCATCGTCGTCACCGACAGCGTCAACCGGCCGAAGCTCAACGAAGTGAGCGGTTGTCCCACCGTGGTCACCGTCGGCGGCGAACAAGGCCGGGGAATCGTGCGGGGCGACTTCAGTTTCTGGGCTGAAGTGGCAAACCACTCCAATCAATGCGAGCCGGTCATGCTCACCGGCGAAGACCCGTTCCTGCTGATGTTCACGTCCGGCACCACCGGGCCGGCCAAGGCGTTGGCCGTACCGCTCAAGGCCATCGTCGCGTTCCAGAGTTACACCCGTGACGCGGTGGATTTGCGTCCCGAAGATGCCTTCTGGAACCTCGCCGATCCAGGCTGGGCCTACGGTATTTACTTCGGCGTGACCGGACCCTTGGCGATGGGCCATCCCATCACCTTCTACGATGGTCCCTTCACCCTGGAAAGCACCTGCCGGGTCATCAACAAATATGGCATCACCAACCTCACGGGTTCGCCCACCGCCTATCGGCTGCTGATTGCCGGAGGCGAGCAGTTCGCCTGTTCGATCAAGGGCCGGCTGCGCATCGTCAGCAGTGCCGGCGAGCCGCTGAACCCGGAAGTGATCCGCTGGTTCGCCGATAACCTGGGCGTGGTGATCCACGACCATTACGGCCAGACCGAACTGGGCATGGTGCTGTGCAACCACCACGGGCTTGAGCATCCGGTGCACCTGGGGGCGGCCGGTTTTGCCTCGCCGGGCCACCGCATCGTGGTGCTGGATGAGAACCACCAGGAACTGGGCGTCGGCCAGCCGGGCATTCTTGCCGTCGACCGCAGCCAGTCGCCAATGTGCTGGTTCGCCGGTTACGCGGGTGGGCCGACCAAGGCGTTCGTTGGCAATTATTACCTGAGCGGTGACACCGTCGAACTGAACCCGGACGGCAGCATCAGTTTCGTCGGTCGCAGTGACGACGTGATCACCACCTCGGGCTACCGCGTCGGTCCCTTCGACGTGGAAAGCGCCTTGATCGAACACCCGGCCGTGGTGGAAGCCGCCGTGGTCGGCAAACCCGACCCGGAGCGTACCGAGCTGGTGAAGGCCTTCGTCGTGCTCAGTGCCCAGTACCGTGCCGCGCCGGAGCTGGCCGAAGAACTGCGCCAGCACGTGCGCAAGCGCCTGGCGGCCCATGCGTATCCCCGTGAAATCGAATTTGTCAGCGACTTGCCGAAAACCCCAAGCGGTAAGTTGCAGCGCTTTATCTTGCGCAACCAGGAAATCGCCAAAGCCCAAGAAGCGGTGGCGCAGAACGTTTCAGCTTGA
- a CDS encoding AraC family transcriptional regulator, with protein sequence MAEKDTISIQLVREALLQSCAPGPATDEVLSKVGIAPAWLDNPQARVPAAAYARLWRLLARRLDDEFFGMDPRKLKSGSLAFLCQCAMAQPTLAAGLTAGLGFLSLMLEQLPAQWVRQQSLAEIVLLEDDQEPRRAFTYFTYWMIVHGVACWLAGRRIPILSVELRCPAPDFCDDYRVMFSQNLRFERPRTRMIFAAEYLDLPIRRSAEEFKRFLARAPANILVKYRDPQSLASRIRHDLRQLPAEQWPETEALAQQLCVSASTLRRRLAEEGQTYQGLKDSVRKELAITWLAEPSISFVEIASRLGFADASSFYKAFRKWSGSNPGHYRSLILNDPG encoded by the coding sequence ATGGCCGAAAAAGACACCATCTCCATCCAGTTGGTGCGTGAGGCGCTGCTGCAAAGCTGCGCCCCAGGCCCGGCAACCGATGAAGTGCTGAGCAAGGTCGGCATCGCTCCCGCATGGCTCGACAATCCCCAGGCACGGGTACCGGCCGCTGCCTATGCGCGGCTCTGGCGCTTGCTCGCAAGGCGCCTTGACGATGAGTTCTTCGGCATGGACCCGCGCAAGCTCAAGTCCGGCAGCCTGGCCTTCCTTTGCCAGTGCGCCATGGCGCAGCCGACACTGGCGGCCGGCCTGACGGCGGGGCTGGGGTTCCTGTCGCTGATGCTCGAACAGTTGCCGGCCCAGTGGGTGCGCCAGCAGAGCCTGGCGGAAATCGTCCTGCTGGAAGACGATCAGGAGCCACGGCGGGCCTTTACCTACTTCACCTACTGGATGATCGTCCATGGCGTGGCCTGCTGGCTGGCAGGACGGCGGATCCCCATCCTGTCCGTCGAGCTGCGCTGCCCGGCGCCGGATTTCTGCGACGACTACCGGGTGATGTTTTCCCAGAATCTGCGCTTCGAGCGCCCCCGTACCCGGATGATCTTCGCCGCCGAGTACCTGGACCTGCCCATCCGCCGCAGCGCCGAGGAGTTCAAGCGGTTCCTGGCCCGGGCTCCGGCCAACATCCTGGTCAAATACCGCGACCCGCAAAGCCTCGCCAGCCGGATCCGGCACGACCTGCGTCAACTGCCTGCCGAGCAATGGCCGGAAACCGAAGCCCTGGCCCAACAGTTGTGTGTGTCGGCATCGACCCTGCGCCGGCGCCTGGCGGAAGAAGGGCAGACCTACCAGGGGCTCAAGGACAGCGTGCGCAAGGAGTTGGCGATCACCTGGCTCGCCGAACCTTCCATCAGTTTCGTCGAGATTGCTTCGCGCCTGGGATTTGCCGATGCCAGCTCGTTCTACAAGGCGTTCCGCAAGTGGTCCGGTTCCAATCCGGGGCATTACCGCAGCCTGATTCTCAACGACCCCGGCTGA
- the pssA gene encoding CDP-diacylglycerol--serine O-phosphatidyltransferase, whose amino-acid sequence MPSLFKRSLLPKLRSFALTADAVTILDGAAEFRRCLLEKIAQATQRIYIVALYLQQDEAGQEILDALHAAKAARPELDVVVVVDWLRAQRGLIGAKKQPGNSAWYQEQTRSHASEVPIYGVPVQTRELFGVLHLKGFVIDDCVLYSGASLNNVYLHKFDKYRYDRYHLLQNTALADSMHHLVQHGLITSKAVHRLDLPNLPSTRSLRKDIGDLRSRLKYAAYDTTAGSLDKSGLSVSPLLGVGKNNPLSRAIGELIASSRQQLTICTPYFNLPLAVTRELNRALARGVRIDIIVGDKTANDFFIPPSEPFKIIAALPYLYEISLRRFAKRHQRYIDSGQLNLHLWRDGDNSYHLKGMWVDERYTLLTGNNLNPRAFRLDLENALLLDDPKGELLEPRKAELEQIYRHTRRIERYLDLEALPDYPAAVAKFLKRVSRVRIERLLYRIL is encoded by the coding sequence ATGCCGTCGCTTTTCAAACGCTCCCTGCTGCCCAAGCTGCGCAGCTTTGCACTGACCGCCGATGCCGTGACCATCCTCGATGGCGCAGCCGAGTTCCGCCGTTGCCTGCTGGAGAAAATCGCCCAGGCCACCCAGCGCATCTACATCGTCGCCCTGTATCTGCAACAAGACGAAGCCGGCCAGGAAATCCTCGATGCCCTGCATGCCGCCAAAGCGGCGCGTCCGGAACTGGACGTGGTCGTGGTGGTGGACTGGTTGCGGGCCCAACGCGGGCTGATCGGCGCCAAGAAGCAGCCGGGCAACTCGGCGTGGTACCAGGAGCAAACGCGCAGCCATGCCAGCGAGGTGCCGATCTACGGCGTGCCGGTGCAAACCCGCGAACTGTTCGGCGTGCTGCACTTGAAAGGTTTCGTGATCGACGATTGCGTGCTTTACAGCGGCGCCAGCCTGAACAACGTCTACCTGCACAAGTTCGACAAGTACCGCTACGACCGCTATCACTTGCTGCAGAACACAGCGCTGGCCGACTCGATGCACCACCTGGTGCAGCATGGCCTGATCACCTCCAAGGCCGTGCATCGCCTGGACCTGCCGAACCTGCCCAGCACCCGCAGTTTGCGCAAGGACATTGGCGACCTGCGCAGCCGGCTCAAGTACGCCGCCTATGACACCACGGCCGGCAGCCTCGACAAGAGCGGCCTGTCGGTGAGCCCGTTGCTGGGCGTCGGCAAGAACAACCCGCTGAGCCGGGCGATCGGCGAACTGATCGCCAGCAGTCGCCAGCAACTGACCATTTGTACGCCGTACTTCAACCTGCCCCTGGCGGTGACCCGGGAGCTCAACCGCGCCCTGGCCCGTGGGGTCAGGATCGACATCATTGTCGGCGACAAAACCGCCAACGACTTCTTCATCCCGCCGAGCGAACCGTTCAAGATCATCGCGGCGCTGCCTTACCTGTATGAAATCAGCCTGCGTCGCTTCGCCAAGCGGCATCAGCGCTACATCGACAGCGGCCAGTTGAACCTGCACTTGTGGCGTGACGGCGACAACAGCTATCACCTCAAGGGCATGTGGGTCGACGAGCGCTACACCTTGCTGACCGGCAACAATCTCAACCCGCGGGCGTTCCGCCTGGACCTGGAGAACGCCCTGTTGCTGGACGACCCCAAGGGTGAGTTGCTGGAACCGCGTAAGGCCGAGCTCGAGCAGATCTACCGGCATACCCGCCGAATCGAACGCTACCTGGACCTGGAAGCGTTGCCGGACTACCCGGCGGCGGTGGCCAAGTTCCTGAAAAGGGTCAGCCGGGTGCGGATCGAGCGGCTGCTTTACCGGATCCTGTGA
- a CDS encoding TetR/AcrR family transcriptional regulator, which produces MNEIISNDTRDIILDVAEKLIYKSGIAATGMDLLVKTAGVSRKSVYRYFANKDDLILAALKRRDERWMHWFSTEVDKAPTPTARLYNLFAVLKGWFDSDGFRGCAFINTSGETGDPQDPVRQLAKLHKQKLLDYVTRLCIEQGVEDPEALARQLLILIDGAITVALIMGDHTAADHAQAMLNVLLVEKK; this is translated from the coding sequence ATGAACGAAATCATCAGCAACGACACACGAGACATCATCCTCGATGTCGCCGAAAAACTGATCTATAAAAGTGGCATTGCGGCCACCGGCATGGATCTTCTGGTGAAAACCGCCGGCGTCTCCAGGAAAAGTGTCTACCGCTATTTCGCCAACAAGGACGACCTGATCCTGGCTGCCCTCAAGCGGCGGGACGAGCGCTGGATGCACTGGTTCAGCACCGAGGTCGACAAGGCCCCTACCCCGACCGCACGGCTATACAACCTGTTCGCCGTGCTCAAGGGCTGGTTTGACAGCGACGGCTTCCGCGGCTGTGCGTTCATCAATACCAGTGGTGAAACCGGGGACCCACAGGACCCGGTCCGCCAATTGGCGAAGCTGCATAAACAGAAGTTGCTCGATTACGTCACCCGTTTATGTATTGAACAAGGCGTCGAAGATCCCGAGGCCCTGGCCCGACAGTTACTTATTCTGATCGATGGCGCCATTACTGTTGCACTGATCATGGGCGACCACACTGCCGCCGATCACGCCCAGGCCATGTTGAACGTGTTGTTGGTTGAAAAGAAATAA
- a CDS encoding nuclear transport factor 2 family protein gives MSSPAEVRPPLPPFTRESAIEKVRLAEDGWNSRDPQRVSLAYTLDTQWRNRAEFVHNREEAKAFLTRKWAKELDYRLIKELWAFTDNRIAVRYAYEWHDDSGNWFRSYGNENWEFDEQGLMSNRYACINDLPIKESERKYHWPLGRRPDDHPGLSELGL, from the coding sequence ATGTCGTCCCCTGCTGAAGTTCGTCCGCCCCTGCCGCCTTTCACCCGTGAATCGGCCATCGAGAAAGTTCGCCTGGCCGAGGATGGCTGGAACTCTCGCGACCCACAGCGAGTGTCCCTGGCCTATACCCTGGACACCCAATGGCGCAACCGCGCCGAATTCGTCCATAACCGCGAAGAAGCCAAGGCCTTCCTGACCCGCAAATGGGCCAAGGAGCTGGATTACCGGCTGATCAAGGAACTCTGGGCGTTCACCGACAACCGCATCGCCGTGCGTTATGCCTACGAATGGCACGACGATTCGGGCAACTGGTTCCGTTCCTATGGCAATGAGAACTGGGAGTTCGACGAACAGGGCCTGATGTCCAACCGCTACGCCTGCATCAACGACCTGCCGATCAAGGAAAGTGAACGCAAATACCATTGGCCCCTGGGGCGTCGGCCGGACGATCATCCTGGGTTGTCTGAGCTGGGGTTGTAG